The genomic window CCCCGCTGAAGTTGCGCGCGCAATGAGCCGCAGTATGGAAACTGTGCGCGCGTTCAGGCGCAGTACACAAGACGCGTATTATTTTAACTGGGTACTGCATATCGATTTAGATTTTCAGCTGCCGTTCCAGCCGAATCATACCAATATGGCACAGCTCGATTTACACAAAAATCAGCCAGTAGATAAACTCGCGGCTAACCTGCGTAAAGCCTTTAGTGGCATTGTAGATGGCAATGTAAAAGAGCACGGTATTAAAGCGGTGGCAGAAAAAGGCCCTTACAAAATTAAAGGTGACCAAGAAATTATGGAGCCTTTAGACGCATTATTGCGCGATTTTGTAAGCCAGCACCGTATGAAAATTCCAACGCAGGAATATATACCCTGCTACGAAGTTGTAAGTTAGCCCGCGAAGGGCTAATGCTTTAAAAGAGATGTAACATGAACGACGATGATGCCTTCTCAAACTTGTTGGGTGACGATGTAACACCCCTTAAGGTTGAGCCGAGGGTAGAGCTAAAACGCAACGATAATGTTGATAAACAACCCCGCAGGCAAGCGGCGCAAGAGCAAGTGGAAAGTGCAGCAGACCCGCTTGCTTCAGAGCCGGTTGAAATGGTGGACCCGTTAGACGTATTAAGCTTTATGCGGCCGGGTGTGCAGCATGGGGTGTTCCGCAATTTGCGGCTGGGTAAATACGCATCTGATGCGCGGTTGGATTTACATCGCATGACAGTCGATGAGGCTCGCCGTGCGGTGTATCAGTTTATTAGAGATTGTTTGGCAAATGATGTGCGTGCGGCGCTTATTACCCATGGTAAAGGTGAGGGGCGAGCACAGCCTGCGCTGCTTAAAAGCTGCATTGCTTATTGGTTGCCACAGTTAGATGAAGTATTGGCTTTTCATACGGCACTCAAGCAGCACGGTGGTTACGGTGCAACCTACGTGTTAATTCGAAAAAGTGAATTAAAAAAGCAAAAAACCAGAGAGCAACACACTAAAAAACTTTATTAGGAATGTTTATGTTATACGCCATGTTTGGGTTGGTTGTATTTACCTACGTGTTTTTACTCGTTAACTTTATTTGGCGTTTAAAGGCCGTTAAAAGTCGGGCGGTGCATATAAAGTTTTTTAGGCGATTGGATACGCAAGACGCACCAGAGCATATTTTGCTTGGCACACGCCACTTAGCTAATTTGTTCGAATTGCCGGTACTTTTTTACGTAGTGGGGGTGTTGGCTGTTTG from Saccharophagus degradans 2-40 includes these protein-coding regions:
- the smrA gene encoding DNA endonuclease SmrA is translated as MNDDDAFSNLLGDDVTPLKVEPRVELKRNDNVDKQPRRQAAQEQVESAADPLASEPVEMVDPLDVLSFMRPGVQHGVFRNLRLGKYASDARLDLHRMTVDEARRAVYQFIRDCLANDVRAALITHGKGEGRAQPALLKSCIAYWLPQLDEVLAFHTALKQHGGYGATYVLIRKSELKKQKTREQHTKKLY
- a CDS encoding MAPEG family protein; the protein is MLYAMFGLVVFTYVFLLVNFIWRLKAVKSRAVHIKFFRRLDTQDAPEHILLGTRHLANLFELPVLFYVVGVLAVCLQLESPLMIAFAWLYVGCRVVHAIIHTTYNNVVHRMLIFQLGSFILLIIWLLLVAAYSKGVA